TACCAACCTGTCCCGATGTCTCTGAACCACTGGAGCTTCGCAGGAATAAAACCAAAAAACAGAGTCAAAAGTAGCAGACCGAACAAAACACCGATTTTTACTTGAAGCAGGTATTCCATCGTGTCGTTTAAACTGTCAGTTAAAGAATGAGATTTCGTTGTCTGACACTGAACTAACGACAGAATGAATTAATAGCGTGCTAACATGAAAACAGAGCAACTGGAGCATGATTGAAACCAAACAGCACTCAAATATTTATTTGTCATGAGGGCTACGGTAGCCGAGGAGGGTCCTACAATGCGGTTTTGAGAAAGCTGAGACGAGAGCCGAATTTAGTAAATACGTTCATCAAATTAATTGTTGGTGTGTGCCCTTTTCTCAACACTTGAAGTAAGATTTAAAAATCTTTTACAAGACTGGTAATTTATTTGGCATCCAatctacggaagaggattagggccagtaaaaagataaaaaagagaattttgacatttttctcagaattctgactttaatctcagaattctaactttaataatcctgagggggaaaaaaaggtcagaattctgacaaaaaagtaagaattcttcAAATAAAGTCAGAACTCTCTTTATTTTCAGTGACCCTAATCCTTTTCTGTACCAATATTGAGAAATTTAGTAACTAACATTTGTCATCATACTCAtggcaaatgtatttaaaaaataaagagtATGCTTTTAAAGATTTTCATTGTCTTCCTACAATTCtaagtttaattatttattttgtatattttttgCGTGTGTTGTTGTTTTTACACTGATTAATTTTTTTGTTGGATCTTAATTCAGAATCGGTGCCATTGTCAACAAagtaaatcagaatcagaatcagaaaaggtttattgtcattgtcagtgaacaaacaattcacaaactaggaactataACTAAATAACTCGCAATAACATTTTTATAGAAAGAACAAAAATGATTTATGTTTCTATCACCAATCCTTGATAATAACGTTTTAAAGTGAATTAATTGCTGACACCGCCTGAAATACAGTATGACCTTTATGTCTGAAAACGGTCAAGTTTGAAACCAAAATCAGTAATTAATCATTTTGACCAGCAGATGGAGCCACTACTGCAAATTTTTACCACATCTGCTCGTGACGTCATATCCGCGCGCCGGATATGGCCTCTCCGAAGCTTCTGAGTGGTGATGTGTTTCAAGAGATTGCACCGCAGGCTGACATCAGATTGAATTTTGACATTAGCAGAAATAAAACGGTGGTGGATTTGAGGTCCACGACAAAGAAGAAGCTGCGGAGAAAACCGACAGCAGCGAAACACGGAGCGAATGGCGGTGAGGAAACAGAAACGCAGCTGGGCAGACTGACAGGAACACTCATTCACTTCTGTAACTGACAGTCTGAAGCTGAAACAGCACTAATGTGCAGACGGACCAACACATTATGACTACAAGCCAATAAACGAGAATAACATTAGGTCACACATTTCTTTCTGTTACTTTTAATTGTAATGCTAATTTAATTTCAACCTGGGAACTCCCATAATGTACAAAAACCACGGGAAGAGTCGAGTTGGCCCCACAGATAGCAGAAAAGTTACTGAATACCGTTTCTAAACTACACTGATAGACCctagggtctttggtaatttgttACAATATCTTGATTCAATGAAATTTCTTTAGCTGCATCTATATAAAATATCAAAGAAGACAGATTGTACCACCACACCGATTCCTAAAAAGAAAACACTCATGATAGCCCTATAAAATAACTCAAACCGCACAGAGTTAAAGATGTAGTAGTGGGTCTAATGTAACATTTTACAGATAAGAACTGATTTCTTCATCTCACATTGCAATAATTTTCTAGAACTGATGATGGTAGCAGAACATGTGTTAGATAAAAACAAGGAGAGTCTCATTAGTTAGAAAAACATCTAATCCTGAGAAGAGTGGAGCCAGTGAAACAACATTGTGTCTTACTGTTATCTCTATTGATTTTTTTCTGAGAGGATTTGCCATCAGGATAAAGAAAGTGTGCTTCTGTGAAACTAGCTTGGTAGTAAAACGCTGTGTCTGTGTGTCATCCTGAAGCCCAAAGTTAAAGTTGGCACGAAGGGAAAGAAGCAGATATTCGAGGAGAATGAGGCGACGCTCAAGTTCTACACAAGAGTCATCCTCGGAGCAAATGTAAGATTAAAACACAACGCAACTGGTTATTTAAGAGTTTCACTAGTTTGCAGACAAATAAACCCAATGACTATCAGTCTAGATTACAATAATAACAAACGTGACAACATCGTCATTTTTATTCTTCTAGAGCACAAATGATACATTATTAAATCATATTTTGGGGATTTTTTTGTGTAAATGTGATTTTTGTTAGTTTGAGACATCTTGAGCTGATCATTTTTCTGTTGATCAAACGATCTAGACTGTGAGAGGATGCCCTCTGCAGGCCATATCTGAGCTTTTAGCCTGGATTATGTCTGGGAAGATCTAACACTGATCTTGTTTTGAAGAAACCACTTCCTGGTTGCAATGCTTATTTTCTTTCAGCACATTTAactgtcttttctttttttttttttttagtttcttaATGGATGACTTAAGGCCAGATCGGATTTTTATTCATGATGCAGTTCTCTCATGTTCCAGATGAGCAAAAGTCGCCTTAAAGcagaataaaaacattttctggtGATTTTTTAATGTGTCAAACATATTTATGAATCCAACATTAGTATAATTTGTCATTTATATAATCGATTTATAGAATAATTAAATGTTTTGGGGGTAATAATTGCCATAAATAATCTTTAttcaattcaaaagtactttattaatcccagagggaaattagagtttcagtacacacaattctgagatcagacatacatagacacatgacaagaattggttacTGTGGTCAGTCGCAactcgagtcgcgctaccgtaatagatcaagagggtttatatgaggatagagtcggggggagggaacaaaggcacttcagagttaccctccacagagagggcaactttgctatgcaaaaaacacctcagacagatatgtacacagacttcagacattacacaacataagtgtccactaggtggggaggtagggttgggactctcctcacttcagtgcgtgcagccgcatggagcagcgctcatcacctccgtttggacaggggagggagataatgggatagagagcacagtgactcctggatacggttccacagccttcaccggtcacagtcccgcccaggcttggATAGGGATAAAGAGTTACCATAGCGACGAccccattccacatttcttctgagggggagttatcacttcagcctcacaggctccaagggcaccagattcagataagaatagttttggggacagacagagataatttcctctctgccttactgttctgttggtctacaacccctctagatcaataatggtgtaattaatcaatcccaatccgtgctgatccgtccactcgctccttgatggaatccaccttttgtgccagagcctgaatctcagccaaagttccaagcttacgactcatctcgacaattatatgagtttgtgcgttcacagcatgatgcattccatccctgagctccgggattgagccaatattcctcgaaagcttgttaattttccagtaagccaggtaaccgctcaggccaaacagcaggaatcccaacaccaaaacgacgaatatccagacatcttcagaatcctctacagacagttgagagaggcatatcaggttccactgtttccaggagtccatgatatacccagctggctctgtcccagagggacatccgggagccccttctcccgttgtcatcgttgaaaaaaatttagtcaatcgcgttgagaaaccaactgacaagatccatttttaataatttccagtttccagaaaaaatgcagaaagcgccgtgcacagacaggacaaagagccttgggataaggagggagggagaggagaaaaatgtgtctgtactctccaagagcatgCTATTGTAGATCTCTTAGTAGCCTCTTTAATGCATTTTAGATAAACACTGAGTTCTAGTTGTCGTTGAAAATTTCTCGCCATTTTGCTCTTTGGCTGCATCTAAACAGTTTTTCCTTACAGGCGATCTATGCTGCTGTAAATTTACTGATTTTCTACGGTTCCTCTACATTCTGGACATGGGTGAGTGTGTTCTTATGTGTTAGTGTACACAGCAGCATGTTCTTTTCTGTTTTCAGACCTGTTTTGTTTGCTGTCTGTAGCTGATGCTGCTATTCGCCCTCGCCATTTATATTGGGAGTTACCGCTCCATGACGGCGATGGCCAAGCCGGCGTTTGCTGAGGACGGGAGTCTCCTGGATGGCGGAATAGACCTAAACATGGAGCAGGGAATGGCAGAGTAAGTAATAAATCAAATGCAAAGGGAAGAAACTCTGGCTTCTTTTGACCTGGAAGTAGAAGCCATGATGAAAAACTAAAGAGCACCATACCTGcttctttttattattttctttatcAAAGGAAATGCTAAAAAGTAGTACAGTAGAGGCAGACAGAAAGTAATAGAAGTAAAATTTGAAAACGATAAAGACGCACATATTACACTGATTTTTCTAATTTCAGGCATTTGAAGGACATGATCCTGCTCACAGCCATTGTTCAAGTACTGAGCTCCATCTCCTCTTATTTCTGGTACCTTTGGTTGCTGGTAAGAGCTTATCCATCCATCCTGGCGACAGTTATTAATGCCTGAGACCCTGTTTCCTCTTTTTATTTTGATTTGTATGCTTTTCAGGCCCCCGCCCGTGCCCTGCACCTTCTCTGGGTGAATTTTCTAGGCCCCTGGTTCATGGCAGAAAGCCCATCAGCGCCTGAGGAGGTGA
This genomic window from Nothobranchius furzeri strain GRZ-AD chromosome 9, NfurGRZ-RIMD1, whole genome shotgun sequence contains:
- the tmem208 gene encoding transmembrane protein 208; the protein is MAPKVKVGTKGKKQIFEENEATLKFYTRVILGANAIYAAVNLLIFYGSSTFWTWLMLLFALAIYIGSYRSMTAMAKPAFAEDGSLLDGGIDLNMEQGMAEHLKDMILLTAIVQVLSSISSYFWYLWLLAPARALHLLWVNFLGPWFMAESPSAPEEVNEKKQRRQERRRQTRF